From Burkholderia sp. WP9, a single genomic window includes:
- a CDS encoding efflux RND transporter periplasmic adaptor subunit has product MNTPDATPEHDGAVTSAGLPTLRPAPPRETVRAGALRRYRLPLILAGVAAVLLIIGIVPRLRASSALDQQVAAQTALTVKVVSPGHAPASQELLLPGAVMPYADASVYARTSGYIQHWTSDIGAKVKAGQLLATIETPELDAQLQQARADAATAQANYNYANTTAQRWQQMLQTQSVSQQDADSKTADMQAKHATLASAQANVARLTEMVSYEKVTAPFDGVITVRNVDVGALVTAGGTPGLAAPANELFHIAQTDVLRTFTDIPQNDASFVSVGTQVYLTTQQYPGRQFPARVARSSDVIDPSSRTMRVEVDVDNKDGALRPGAYVQVHLALDTEHPALELPVSALLFRPTGVTVAVVGDNNLVALKTVTIGRDFGTYVEIATGLTATDRVIDNPGDAITAGEAVQVMAPAAAADVTKAASAASAAHG; this is encoded by the coding sequence ATGAACACGCCTGATGCCACTCCGGAACACGACGGCGCCGTCACCAGCGCAGGTCTGCCTACCCTGCGCCCGGCGCCGCCACGCGAGACCGTCCGCGCCGGCGCACTGCGCCGCTACCGTCTGCCGCTGATTCTCGCGGGCGTCGCCGCTGTGCTGCTGATCATCGGCATCGTGCCGCGCTTGCGGGCCAGTTCGGCGCTGGACCAACAGGTTGCCGCGCAAACCGCGCTGACGGTCAAGGTCGTCTCGCCCGGCCACGCGCCGGCTTCGCAAGAATTGCTGCTGCCGGGCGCCGTCATGCCCTATGCGGATGCCTCGGTGTATGCGCGAACCAGCGGCTACATCCAGCACTGGACCAGCGATATCGGCGCCAAGGTGAAAGCCGGCCAGTTGCTCGCCACCATCGAAACGCCGGAACTCGACGCGCAATTGCAGCAGGCGCGCGCCGATGCGGCCACTGCGCAAGCCAACTACAACTACGCCAATACCACCGCGCAACGCTGGCAGCAGATGCTGCAAACGCAGTCCGTCTCGCAGCAGGACGCGGACAGCAAAACGGCCGACATGCAGGCCAAACACGCGACGCTGGCGTCGGCGCAGGCAAATGTCGCGCGCCTCACGGAGATGGTGTCGTACGAGAAAGTCACCGCGCCGTTCGATGGCGTGATCACGGTGCGCAACGTGGATGTGGGAGCGCTGGTCACGGCGGGCGGCACGCCCGGGCTCGCCGCGCCCGCCAACGAGTTGTTCCACATCGCGCAGACGGATGTGTTGCGTACTTTCACCGACATTCCGCAAAACGACGCGAGCTTCGTCAGCGTGGGAACGCAGGTTTATCTGACGACCCAGCAGTATCCCGGCCGCCAGTTCCCGGCGCGGGTCGCGCGCAGTTCCGACGTGATCGACCCATCGAGCCGCACGATGCGCGTGGAAGTCGACGTGGACAACAAGGACGGCGCGTTGCGTCCCGGCGCTTATGTGCAGGTCCATCTTGCCCTCGACACCGAGCATCCCGCACTCGAGCTGCCGGTAAGTGCCTTGCTGTTCCGTCCGACCGGCGTGACCGTGGCCGTGGTCGGCGATAACAACCTGGTCGCGCTGAAGACCGTGACGATCGGCCGCGATTTCGGCACCTACGTCGAGATCGCCACCGGTCTCACCGCGACCGATCGCGTGATCGACAACCCTGGCGATGCGATCACCGCAGGCGAGGCCGTGCAGGTGATGGCGCCCGCTGCCGCTGCCGATGTCACTAAGGCCGCCTCCGCCGCGTCGGCTGCACACGGCTAA